One genomic region from Leptolyngbyaceae cyanobacterium JSC-12 encodes:
- a CDS encoding protein of unknown function DUF2779,protein of unknown function DUF83 (IMG reference gene:2510097346~PFAM: Domain of unknown function(DUF2779)), translated as MAALLTKSNFMSGLQCLKKLWLEVQEPHQVTALSPSQQHIIDQGEEVGHYARQQFPNGQLIVGNGKEALQATQDAIAAGALCLFEAAFSFDGLFVRCDILQKISTGIWELIEVKSSSKVKDEHQWDLALQKYVLIGTGLPIGATKLMHINTQTCQFPNLADLFVVADITEEVDQLVPAIPKKLEQFGAILAENLEPTLAIGKHCDNPNPCPFTDYCWQHVPEISIFTIPRLDWKKKEALISQGILAIAELPSNYPLSDNQRSYVNSVFSGQPVLDEAAIAASLAELVYPIHFFDFEAQNPAIPRFNGLKPYEQFPFQYSCHILYPNGHVEHREYLHTATSDPRPPLIAALTKDVTAIGSVVVYHQSFEASLLQKLAQAFPAYAIHLESIATRLWDLEDIFKNHYKHPAFQGSTSIKNVLPVLVPDLSYKALNCQRGDQAQAIWDKMILCSNSHQKAQLIADLKAYCQLDTLAMVELHKALTQIASK; from the coding sequence ATGGCTGCCCTTCTGACAAAATCAAACTTTATGAGTGGGTTGCAATGCCTTAAGAAACTTTGGTTGGAAGTGCAAGAGCCACACCAGGTCACTGCTCTCTCCCCAAGCCAGCAACACATCATCGACCAAGGCGAAGAGGTTGGGCATTACGCCCGTCAGCAATTTCCGAATGGGCAATTGATTGTGGGAAACGGAAAGGAGGCTCTTCAAGCGACTCAAGATGCGATCGCCGCTGGAGCATTGTGCCTTTTTGAAGCTGCCTTCAGTTTTGATGGCTTGTTCGTTCGATGCGACATTCTTCAGAAAATTTCAACCGGCATATGGGAATTAATTGAGGTCAAATCCTCCAGTAAGGTTAAAGATGAGCATCAATGGGATTTAGCCCTTCAAAAATACGTTTTGATTGGGACGGGGTTACCGATTGGTGCAACCAAGCTGATGCATATCAATACTCAGACTTGCCAGTTTCCCAACCTAGCAGACCTTTTTGTAGTTGCCGATATTACCGAAGAAGTTGATCAGCTCGTGCCTGCAATACCCAAAAAGCTTGAGCAATTTGGGGCTATTCTCGCCGAGAATTTAGAACCCACACTTGCGATTGGCAAACACTGCGACAATCCCAATCCCTGTCCTTTTACAGACTACTGTTGGCAGCATGTTCCAGAAATCTCGATCTTTACGATTCCTCGCCTGGATTGGAAAAAGAAAGAGGCGTTAATCAGTCAGGGAATTTTGGCGATCGCTGAACTTCCATCCAACTACCCTCTATCAGATAACCAGCGCAGCTACGTTAACAGCGTCTTCAGTGGTCAGCCTGTTTTGGACGAAGCGGCGATCGCCGCCAGTCTAGCCGAACTTGTTTATCCCATTCACTTCTTCGACTTTGAAGCCCAAAATCCTGCGATCCCTAGATTTAATGGGTTGAAACCCTACGAGCAGTTCCCCTTTCAATACAGTTGCCACATCCTTTACCCAAATGGGCATGTCGAACACCGAGAGTATCTTCACACTGCCACGTCTGATCCGAGACCTCCATTGATTGCGGCATTGACTAAAGACGTCACTGCTATTGGTTCTGTAGTTGTCTACCACCAGTCTTTTGAAGCTAGCTTGTTGCAGAAATTGGCGCAAGCTTTCCCTGCTTATGCAATTCACCTAGAATCGATCGCCACTCGACTTTGGGACTTAGAGGATATTTTTAAGAACCACTACAAACATCCTGCTTTCCAAGGATCTACCTCCATTAAAAACGTTTTGCCGGTTCTGGTTCCAGATTTGAGCTACAAAGCTCTAAATTGTCAGCGTGGCGATCAGGCGCAAGCCATTTGGGACAAGATGATTTTGTGCTCCAATTCACACCAAAAAGCCCAATTGATAGCGGATTTAAAGGCTTACTGCCAGCTCGACACCCTGGCGATGGTTGAACTTCATAAAGCACTAACCCAGATTGCCTCAAAATAA
- a CDS encoding hypothetical protein (IMG reference gene:2510097342), protein MVNSPENTPNSAPSEVDATQLIQQLRRKEGTWIEWGQACQTLQKAGYSPQTIFEETGFEPVHQNQVIVGAQIYASMMDAGASEAVETHFQRKGSDVLYELRVLSQAERVAVAELVVAKSLDVDEAKDAVKAVKEFSRLGSVPEGFTNHPGDAIAHQVWKLARQQSDLQERSRLIAKGLRFAHSDTARKHIEQLLTDFAVVKTKAVPMLPVYRLETDEYLPRTLPVVGKLPMTKADLQAVPLVEELEPFGIVKFSGAAAWVAVPGWQVIRLAEDPVALLCDSDTLPSPLPGRVEEVLIIVDRAQRQWDAGSYFLIEDGQQLHLQWFEDAPGIPLLGRVILVMRPKKVLDEDYGKDPWQIDE, encoded by the coding sequence ATGGTTAATTCTCCTGAAAACACGCCCAATTCTGCACCCTCAGAAGTGGATGCGACTCAGTTAATTCAGCAACTTCGTCGCAAAGAAGGCACCTGGATTGAATGGGGGCAGGCGTGTCAAACGTTACAAAAGGCAGGGTATAGTCCTCAAACGATTTTTGAAGAGACAGGATTTGAGCCTGTGCATCAAAATCAGGTCATTGTGGGTGCTCAGATCTATGCCAGCATGATGGATGCAGGGGCGTCTGAGGCAGTCGAGACCCATTTTCAGCGAAAAGGCAGTGATGTTTTGTATGAATTGCGAGTTTTAAGTCAGGCAGAGCGGGTAGCCGTAGCAGAATTAGTGGTTGCTAAAAGCCTAGACGTGGATGAGGCGAAAGATGCGGTGAAAGCTGTGAAAGAGTTCTCGCGATTGGGCAGTGTCCCAGAAGGATTCACCAACCACCCTGGAGATGCGATCGCCCATCAAGTTTGGAAACTGGCACGGCAACAATCTGACCTGCAAGAGCGATCGCGCCTGATTGCCAAAGGATTGCGATTTGCCCATAGCGATACTGCTCGAAAACACATTGAGCAGTTGTTAACTGATTTTGCTGTGGTCAAAACCAAAGCAGTTCCCATGCTGCCCGTTTATCGGTTGGAAACTGATGAGTATTTGCCCAGAACTTTACCTGTGGTAGGTAAGTTGCCCATGACCAAAGCCGACCTACAAGCTGTGCCCCTAGTAGAAGAACTGGAGCCATTTGGCATTGTGAAATTCTCCGGTGCAGCCGCCTGGGTCGCCGTTCCAGGCTGGCAGGTAATCCGTCTTGCGGAAGACCCAGTTGCTCTCCTCTGCGATAGTGACACTTTGCCCAGCCCACTTCCAGGTCGCGTAGAAGAAGTGTTGATCATTGTGGATCGTGCCCAGCGTCAATGGGACGCAGGCAGTTACTTTTTGATCGAAGATGGGCAGCAATTGCACCTGCAATGGTTTGAAGACGCGCCAGGCATCCCTTTATTAGGACGTGTGATTTTAGTAATGCGTCCTAAAAAGGTGCTGGATGAGGATTATGGCAAAGATCCCTGGCAGATCGATGAGTAA
- a CDS encoding protein of unknown function (DUF1902) (IMG reference gene:2510097352~PFAM: Domain of unknown function (DUF1902)): protein MEQDTYQIDAFWDAEAAVWVATSEDVPGLATEADTIEALSQKLRQIIPDLLLLNHVISADYAGTIVIQLTSHRQELIEVA from the coding sequence ATGGAACAGGACACTTATCAAATTGATGCCTTTTGGGATGCAGAAGCCGCCGTCTGGGTGGCAACCAGTGAAGATGTACCGGGATTAGCCACTGAAGCGGATACGATCGAGGCACTGAGTCAAAAGCTACGGCAGATCATCCCCGATCTACTGCTCCTCAACCATGTCATTTCTGCCGATTATGCAGGGACGATTGTTATTCAACTTACGAGCCATCGGCAAGAACTAATCGAGGTTGCTTGA
- a CDS encoding hypothetical protein (IMG reference gene:2510097339), translating to MRRGNLLTALSLAITLMFLGKSAHALPGQTADEAASWIQANPTLRPASGERLLVRKSDSPAQRFTFQALPIQVGRAATGFGGSVIRTEELALFDMIKGITFFRLEEALRAIYGPAIYQDYAQATKVYNYPTQGVIGQAINRNTPLLAATQGEVRAGDRYAYWLEITRRPDGFAYAGRLTVFLREDLPKLEAELKRR from the coding sequence ATGCGGAGAGGCAACCTGCTAACAGCGCTGAGTTTGGCGATCACGCTTATGTTTCTGGGAAAATCTGCCCATGCCTTACCAGGGCAAACGGCTGACGAAGCAGCATCCTGGATTCAGGCAAATCCAACCCTGCGCCCTGCCAGTGGAGAACGGCTACTCGTTAGAAAATCCGATTCACCAGCCCAGCGATTCACTTTTCAGGCATTGCCGATACAAGTGGGCAGAGCAGCAACTGGTTTTGGTGGTAGCGTTATCCGCACAGAAGAACTCGCCCTGTTTGACATGATTAAAGGCATCACCTTTTTTCGGCTAGAAGAAGCGCTGCGCGCTATCTATGGACCGGCCATCTATCAGGACTATGCCCAGGCAACCAAAGTGTATAATTACCCGACTCAAGGTGTGATCGGGCAGGCAATCAATCGAAATACACCGCTGTTAGCAGCTACTCAGGGAGAAGTGAGAGCAGGCGATCGCTACGCTTACTGGCTAGAAATCACCCGTCGTCCTGATGGTTTTGCCTATGCTGGTAGGCTCACGGTTTTCCTGCGCGAAGACTTACCCAAGCTGGAGGCTGAGTTAAAAAGGCGGTAA
- a CDS encoding hypothetical protein (IMG reference gene:2510097354), with amino-acid sequence MPDTYDKRCQLGASRRRLEDAVALHSCRRWWGAVYIGGYAIECSLKSLICYDEHKTNFKETSAFKMGLQGASLHNLARLLSRTSLQRTIELDRTGKLRDTWKTIVSVWTNDELRYSDKLGEELDSTKFIEAVKTWHQLLLSKQGEAS; translated from the coding sequence TTGCCGGATACCTACGATAAACGTTGTCAATTAGGAGCATCTCGCCGTCGTCTTGAAGATGCTGTAGCTCTACATAGTTGTAGGCGTTGGTGGGGGGCAGTTTATATAGGAGGGTATGCGATTGAATGTTCTCTAAAATCTCTTATCTGCTATGACGAGCATAAAACCAACTTTAAGGAAACTTCAGCCTTCAAGATGGGCTTACAGGGTGCAAGCCTGCACAACTTAGCAAGATTGCTCAGCAGGACTAGCTTGCAGCGTACTATCGAATTAGACAGAACTGGAAAGCTTAGAGACACCTGGAAGACTATAGTTTCAGTTTGGACTAATGATGAACTACGATATTCTGACAAACTAGGAGAAGAATTAGACAGCACAAAATTTATTGAGGCAGTGAAAACGTGGCATCAGCTACTTCTAAGTAAGCAAGGAGAAGCCTCATGA
- a CDS encoding putative transcriptional regulator (IMG reference gene:2510097345~PFAM: Helix-turn-helix~manually curated), whose translation MRENERSDVKWLFGRAVRKRRRELDLSQEEFAECAGLHRNYISDSERGDRNPSLENIHKLAKALDIKVSALFISYGVDEPSED comes from the coding sequence GTGAGGGAGAATGAGCGTTCGGACGTAAAGTGGTTATTCGGTAGGGCGGTTAGGAAGCGCAGGCGAGAACTAGACCTCTCACAGGAGGAATTCGCTGAGTGCGCAGGCTTGCATCGGAACTACATCTCAGATAGTGAGCGGGGCGATCGCAATCCTTCTCTTGAAAATATCCACAAGCTAGCTAAAGCCCTTGATATAAAGGTTTCTGCGCTCTTTATTAGCTATGGAGTTGATGAGCCATCTGAAGATTGA
- a CDS encoding single-stranded DNA-specific exonuclease (IMG reference gene:2510097338~PFAM: DHHA1 domain; DHH family~TIGRFAM: single-stranded-DNA-specific exonuclease RecJ): MPEQPQWQIQTSNPPQWLVQAIRRVMPQLKGTVLAQLLWQRGLCKPEQIAGFLSTRYYQPASPFEFGEEMRLAIARLQQARNQQEIVGIWGDFDADGITATAVLWDGLGQFFQPQKTLFYYIPNRLTESHGLSYQGLNLLSAKGCQLIVTCDTGSTNLEEIEYARSLGIDVIVTDHHTLPEVRPPVTAIVNPRYLSDTHPLATLSGVAVAYKLVEALYEVLPDVPQQPLEHLLDLVAIGLIADLVELKGDCRYLAQRGIEQLQKQSNPATATRPGVAKLLEFCKRNGDRPTDISFGLGPRINAVSRIQGDAHFCVELLTSQDRHLCTHLAEATELANARRRALQKDVLQQVSDRLAQLDLSTTRVIVLADDQWQPGVLGLVAGQIAQEYGRPTILLSTEGWTQETEDRSQEKGVGEWMSGQVNTIPSPPPPLHSSTSCSSLPSLPPIPPYPLAKGSARSVNGIDLYQLVKGQEHLLYRFGGHPFAAGLSLPVQNLPLFTEAINQQLRQTLGEDMTPVIQADLIVTVSELGKELFQELKLLEPCGIGNPVPRLLIQNCWFTNLWNKKIKDRRGQKIEYIKTEFEVWDDSSERGFPGIWWGHYRDDFPPDRCDAIVELDFNAYDRRYEVRIIALRSHAKLDRIQQVQLSDEWILDWRESGVRSQKSGVRSQELEESLIPNPQSPVLNPLILHTPPASWTELQLWIGRAWQEQRPLAIAFSMPSTTPPIELWQQLVGIAKYLSRTGKLATRQQLLDKLGLGDRALQAGFKSLIHLGFELKSLEDGIQIRAVQGKTLEPSHPVLMEAVRQFLIAVREERFHRQYFAQLPLTSIQAIAAQVIATPNNLSNDSSNLAN, from the coding sequence ATGCCAGAACAACCTCAATGGCAGATTCAAACTAGCAATCCTCCGCAATGGCTAGTGCAAGCGATTCGGCGGGTGATGCCACAGCTAAAAGGTACAGTGCTGGCGCAATTATTATGGCAACGGGGGCTTTGCAAACCGGAACAGATTGCTGGATTTCTTAGCACCAGGTATTACCAACCTGCCAGCCCCTTTGAGTTTGGGGAGGAGATGAGGCTGGCGATCGCGCGATTGCAGCAGGCGCGGAACCAGCAAGAAATTGTGGGCATTTGGGGAGATTTTGATGCCGATGGTATAACAGCAACGGCTGTACTGTGGGATGGATTGGGACAATTTTTTCAGCCACAGAAAACATTGTTTTACTACATCCCAAATCGTTTAACAGAGTCGCATGGGCTATCTTATCAGGGATTAAATTTATTGAGTGCGAAAGGCTGTCAGTTAATCGTTACTTGCGATACAGGCAGTACAAACCTGGAAGAAATTGAGTATGCCAGGAGTTTAGGCATTGATGTGATTGTGACTGACCATCACACCTTGCCAGAAGTCCGTCCACCTGTTACCGCTATCGTCAATCCCCGTTATTTGTCTGATACCCACCCATTAGCAACCCTCTCTGGAGTAGCAGTAGCCTACAAGCTGGTAGAAGCTCTGTACGAAGTGCTCCCCGATGTGCCGCAACAACCGCTAGAGCATTTGCTGGATCTGGTAGCGATTGGGCTAATTGCTGACCTGGTGGAACTGAAAGGCGATTGTCGTTATCTAGCACAACGAGGGATTGAGCAATTACAAAAGCAGAGCAATCCTGCAACGGCGACCCGACCAGGGGTAGCAAAACTGCTGGAATTTTGCAAACGGAATGGAGATCGCCCCACGGATATTTCCTTCGGGTTGGGTCCACGCATCAATGCTGTCAGCCGCATTCAAGGAGATGCTCACTTCTGTGTAGAACTGTTGACCAGCCAGGATCGGCATCTTTGTACTCACCTGGCAGAAGCTACCGAACTCGCCAATGCCCGCCGTAGAGCCTTGCAAAAAGATGTGCTTCAGCAGGTGAGCGATCGCCTTGCCCAACTCGATCTTTCCACTACCCGCGTCATTGTTCTTGCCGATGACCAATGGCAACCTGGTGTTTTGGGGCTTGTGGCAGGGCAGATTGCTCAGGAATACGGCAGACCCACGATTTTATTGAGCACAGAGGGATGGACACAGGAAACAGAAGATAGGAGTCAGGAGAAGGGAGTTGGGGAGTGGATGAGTGGGCAAGTGAATACAATCCCATCCCCCCCTCCTCCTCTACACTCTTCTACCTCCTGCTCCTCCCTTCCTTCCCTACCCCCCATCCCCCCTTACCCTCTTGCCAAAGGCTCTGCCCGGTCTGTTAATGGAATTGACCTATATCAGCTTGTAAAAGGACAAGAGCACTTGCTGTATCGTTTTGGGGGACATCCGTTTGCAGCGGGATTAAGTTTGCCTGTGCAAAATTTGCCGTTGTTTACCGAGGCGATTAACCAGCAGTTACGACAAACCTTGGGTGAGGATATGACTCCTGTAATCCAGGCTGATCTAATTGTGACAGTGAGCGAGTTAGGGAAAGAATTGTTTCAGGAATTGAAACTACTAGAACCATGCGGAATTGGGAATCCGGTGCCGCGCTTACTGATTCAAAACTGCTGGTTCACCAATCTCTGGAATAAAAAGATAAAAGATCGACGAGGACAGAAGATTGAATACATTAAAACGGAATTTGAAGTGTGGGATGATTCGAGTGAGCGAGGGTTTCCGGGCATCTGGTGGGGACACTATCGAGATGACTTTCCACCGGATCGATGTGATGCCATTGTAGAACTGGACTTTAATGCCTACGATCGCCGTTACGAAGTGCGGATCATTGCCCTACGTTCCCATGCCAAACTTGATCGAATACAGCAGGTGCAGCTTAGTGATGAATGGATCTTAGATTGGCGGGAGTCAGGAGTCAGGAGTCAGAAGTCAGGAGTGAGAAGTCAGGAGTTAGAAGAATCGTTAATTCCCAATCCCCAATCTCCCGTTCTCAATCCTCTCATTCTCCACACACCGCCTGCAAGCTGGACGGAACTGCAACTGTGGATTGGTCGCGCTTGGCAAGAACAACGACCGTTAGCAATTGCTTTTTCGATGCCATCTACGACTCCACCTATAGAACTCTGGCAGCAGTTAGTTGGGATTGCAAAATACCTAAGTCGGACCGGGAAATTAGCAACTCGCCAACAATTGCTCGATAAGTTGGGGCTTGGCGATCGTGCCTTGCAGGCTGGTTTCAAAAGTTTGATCCATTTAGGCTTTGAACTGAAATCATTGGAGGATGGGATTCAGATCCGGGCTGTGCAAGGCAAGACATTAGAACCATCGCATCCAGTGTTAATGGAGGCCGTGAGGCAATTTTTGATTGCTGTAAGGGAAGAGCGCTTTCATCGTCAGTATTTCGCCCAGTTGCCGCTGACATCAATTCAGGCGATCGCGGCTCAGGTAATTGCCACACCCAACAATTTATCAAATGATAGTTCCAATCTCGCAAACTAA
- a CDS encoding putative membrane protein (IMG reference gene:2510097341): MTIAKRIPLLALILLLGAILRFWNLDLKPLWMDEVITALFSLGRTYYDVPLEQALPLTVFEQVFTLNPETSCAQIALTVSTQSVHPPLFFCWMHQWMGWVNLLPISWVWKLRALPALFGIVAIVAIYQLNRIAFSHQAGLLGAVVMAISPFGVYLSQEARHYTLPMLLVILALSGLYQVLIDLHQRQFRPLIWLGWVAVNSLGFYVHYFFLLAFVGQVMMLLWLGRGKNTHLPYPPSLIPFPLFPLLAIALVCLTYLPWLSTLLSHISRPETDWVKVHVPGVLAAIAPLLQIVSGWVLTGIAFPVEGQPVWIAAVNGLLMAVFSLWLVRRVFLGVRQLWQHSEARLGIQLLLGFGFVVVLEFLAIAYILGKDFTQVPRYNFIYFPAVCALVGAGLSQPLIQPLLGVNKNSRGSKTKKFLTWLSKTVTQCDRRTVFIVLLVGILSSVFVVSDQVFQKPYRPDQVARTLLVEPQEPLLVTTAYNDYQDVALGLSFALQLAKQERQQVAHSSEAHFAFIAQFSGYEGVWSRLLTLQHPLPFPLNLWVIGPGLKRIGYPQQLMLGNQSSNPRQCNIVPDQYHRLGIPYQLYHCP; this comes from the coding sequence ATGACAATCGCAAAACGCATTCCTCTTCTCGCGCTCATTCTTCTGCTGGGAGCTATTCTCCGGTTTTGGAATCTGGACTTAAAACCACTGTGGATGGATGAGGTGATTACCGCCCTATTCAGCCTGGGACGTACTTACTATGATGTGCCGCTAGAGCAAGCCCTGCCGCTTACTGTTTTCGAGCAAGTATTTACCCTCAATCCAGAGACTTCCTGTGCTCAAATTGCTTTAACAGTATCAACTCAATCTGTACATCCGCCGCTGTTCTTTTGTTGGATGCATCAGTGGATGGGTTGGGTGAATTTGCTGCCGATTTCCTGGGTGTGGAAACTGCGAGCGTTACCAGCGTTGTTCGGGATAGTGGCGATCGTGGCTATTTATCAACTGAATCGCATCGCTTTCTCTCATCAAGCTGGATTATTAGGAGCCGTCGTGATGGCAATTTCGCCTTTCGGCGTGTATCTCTCCCAGGAAGCCCGCCATTACACGCTGCCAATGCTACTGGTCATCCTGGCATTATCTGGTTTATATCAAGTGCTGATCGATCTGCACCAGCGTCAATTTCGTCCTCTCATCTGGCTGGGGTGGGTTGCTGTTAATAGCCTCGGCTTTTATGTGCATTACTTCTTTTTGCTGGCATTTGTAGGGCAAGTGATGATGTTGCTGTGGCTGGGAAGAGGGAAGAATACTCATTTACCCTATCCCCCATCCCTCATCCCCTTTCCCCTTTTCCCCCTGCTAGCCATCGCCCTGGTTTGCCTGACCTATCTGCCCTGGTTGTCAACGTTGCTCAGCCATATTAGTCGCCCGGAGACAGATTGGGTAAAGGTGCATGTACCAGGAGTATTGGCGGCGATCGCCCCCTTGTTGCAAATAGTCAGCGGTTGGGTGCTGACGGGCATTGCCTTTCCTGTAGAAGGTCAACCTGTTTGGATCGCTGCAGTAAACGGATTGTTGATGGCTGTATTTTCGCTATGGTTGGTGCGCCGGGTGTTTTTGGGAGTACGGCAACTGTGGCAGCACTCCGAAGCCCGATTAGGGATTCAATTGTTGTTGGGATTTGGATTTGTGGTAGTGCTGGAATTTCTAGCGATCGCCTACATTCTTGGCAAAGATTTTACCCAGGTGCCGCGCTATAACTTCATCTACTTTCCAGCAGTTTGTGCATTGGTTGGCGCGGGGCTAAGTCAACCCTTGATACAACCTTTGTTAGGTGTAAACAAGAACAGCAGAGGTTCAAAAACAAAAAAGTTTTTGACATGGCTATCTAAGACAGTGACTCAGTGCGATCGTCGGACCGTGTTCATTGTCTTGCTGGTAGGTATATTAAGTAGTGTGTTTGTTGTTTCTGACCAGGTTTTTCAAAAGCCCTATCGACCAGATCAAGTTGCTAGAACTTTACTGGTAGAGCCGCAAGAGCCACTCCTGGTTACCACTGCTTACAATGACTATCAAGATGTGGCATTGGGGTTGAGTTTTGCCTTGCAATTGGCTAAGCAAGAGCGCCAGCAGGTCGCTCATTCATCCGAAGCACATTTCGCCTTTATTGCCCAGTTCAGCGGTTATGAGGGGGTATGGTCTCGATTATTAACCTTGCAACATCCGCTACCGTTTCCGCTCAATCTTTGGGTAATCGGTCCAGGCTTGAAGCGAATTGGTTATCCGCAGCAACTGATGTTAGGCAATCAATCCAGCAACCCGCGCCAATGCAATATTGTTCCAGATCAATACCATCGGCTAGGAATTCCCTATCAGCTTTACCATTGCCCCTGA
- a CDS encoding hypothetical protein (IMG reference gene:2510097349~PFAM: Protein of unknown function (DUF433)), which yields MEKNLLQRITHNPEICHGKPCIRGLRYPVEFILELLSSGMTTEEILADYDDLESDDILAVLLFAARLSQVKSIHKLAS from the coding sequence ATGGAAAAGAACTTACTGCAACGTATCACGCATAATCCAGAGATATGTCACGGTAAGCCCTGCATTCGTGGATTACGTTACCCCGTCGAGTTTATCCTTGAGCTTCTGAGTTCCGGCATGACAACTGAAGAAATCCTTGCCGACTACGATGACCTTGAATCAGATGATATTCTTGCTGTTCTGCTATTTGCCGCTCGTCTTAGTCAGGTTAAGAGCATTCACAAGCTGGCATCATGA
- a CDS encoding YcfA-like protein (IMG reference gene:2510097351~PFAM: YcfA-like protein), with amino-acid sequence MATSLTPALKKLLTEAGCSFERQGKGDHEIWYSPMTDRRFVVDGSIKSRHTANAVLKQAGLPKAF; translated from the coding sequence ATGGCTACATCGCTCACGCCTGCGCTCAAAAAACTGTTGACCGAAGCAGGTTGTTCTTTTGAACGTCAAGGCAAAGGAGACCACGAAATCTGGTACAGCCCAATGACCGATCGGCGGTTTGTGGTAGACGGCTCGATTAAATCTCGTCACACGGCAAATGCTGTCCTCAAACAGGCAGGACTACCCAAGGCGTTCTAA